In Halorhodospira halophila, one DNA window encodes the following:
- a CDS encoding chemotaxis protein CheW — protein MAYEQAQYDEDAELAEGPTSQWVTFKLGNEHYGINVMQVQEVLPLSEIAPVPGAPEFVLGIINLRGKVVTVIDTRLRFGMQSREPDKQSRIIVMEVAENVAGILVDSVDEVASVREAQIDTAPNVGNEESSRYIYGVVSREDGLLILVDANKLLTEDEWQEVAAL, from the coding sequence ATGGCTTACGAACAGGCACAGTACGATGAGGATGCCGAGCTCGCCGAGGGGCCGACCTCCCAGTGGGTGACCTTCAAGCTCGGCAATGAGCACTACGGTATCAACGTGATGCAGGTCCAGGAGGTCCTGCCGTTGTCCGAGATCGCGCCGGTCCCCGGCGCGCCGGAATTCGTGCTGGGCATCATCAACCTGCGCGGCAAGGTGGTGACGGTGATCGACACCCGGCTGCGCTTCGGGATGCAGTCGCGGGAACCCGACAAGCAGAGCCGGATCATCGTCATGGAGGTGGCGGAGAACGTCGCCGGGATCCTGGTGGATAGCGTCGATGAGGTGGCCAGCGTCCGCGAGGCGCAGATCGATACGGCGCCAAACGTGGGCAACGAGGAGTCGTCGCGCTACATCTACGGGGTGGTCAGCCGCGAGGATGGGCTGCTGATCCTGGTCGACGCCAACAAGCTCCTGACCGAGGACGAGTGGCAGGAAGTCGCCGCCCTCTGA